The DNA window TATCATGCTCTGTGAGTgtctttttctatttctcttGGTATATGTATATTGTTTCTCTTGGTATATATGTGCGTGCGCGGCTGTAAGAATTGTCTATTTCTCTTAGTATATGTATATTGTTTCTCTTGGTATATATGTGCGTGGGCACCAGTaagatttttctttttctcttgatGCAAAATTATGAATTGTATCTTGTAATTTTGATTTATGTCTAAAGgataatatatatgaaatttcatttttaaataaatttaaaatattaaattgtatAGTTATAAATAAGTGCACACATTGATCATGCTAAATTAATCAATGTTGTGTTATTGACATTCTTGCCTATTTCTCAGGGCCATAAAAAGATCAAATTGTTTCCACGAGAGTAACGGAAACGATATATGTCTTATGCCAAGCAATGTGTACATGATAGCATTTGGTATAGCAGAAGTGATACTTTCTCAAATCCCAGACTTTGATAAAATATGGTGGTTATCTATAGTTGCAGCTATCATGTCCTTCACTTATTCTGCAATTGGATTGGGTCTCAGCGTGGCCAAAGTAGCAGGTacacgcatatatatatatatatatatatatatatatatatatatatatatatatatatatatatatatatatatatatataatcatgaAATTATACTTATCTTTTTTATGCAACTTCTCACTCTTATTTTTCTTCATGCAGAAAATCAAACTTTTAAAGGAAGCTTGATGGGAATTAGTATTGGCACAGTGACATCAGTTGGAAGAGTCACTAGCACACAGAAAATATGGAGGAGTTTACAAGCTCTAGGAGCGATGGATTTTGCTTATTCCTTTTCAATTATCCTCATTGAAATTCAGGTAATTCAGATAATGCACATCATGATAATTTATACATCTCTTTATTGAATGCACAATGTTACATGGGAAAacatgtttgttttgttgcacatgACACTATAAAATCTCCTTCTGCTGAGCACAAGACAATGAAAAAAGCCACTATGCTGAGCATCATGGTTACTACAGTATTTTACATACTATGTGGTAGCATGGGTTATACTACTTTTGGAGATCAAGTTCCTGGAAATCTTTTGACTGGTTTTGGTTTCTATAATCCTTATTGGCTTCTCGACATTGCCAACTTTGCAATTGTTGTGCACCTAATTGGAGCATACCAGGTATTTTATCTTATTACTCTAATATCCATTGTTACTATATATGTACTCATTGAGAGATGAGAAAATTATCGTTTGGTATTTGTGAATGTTGTTGATGATTGGAAAACTGTTCATCGTGATTCTTCGCATAGGTTTACTGCCAAGAAGAAATCGCATGGTTGGTGTGATTTTACGCCTGCTTCCACTAATTTTGCGAAGGATACTTCTTGTGTTAGCAAGCTTGCTGGTTGTAGGCTTCTTCCTTGAAGGGATGTCAGGGACATTCACTTCAACCATGCGATTCAGGTTCAACAATTTCCCactcctttcttttctttggaatgACTTTGCTCCAAGATTTTGATGAACCAACCCCTGTACTCTTGGTTACAGCTTGGCattaagagaaaaagaaaaatcttATAGGCCCGCACGCACATATATACCAAGAGAAACAATATACATATACTAAGAGAAATAGAAAATTCTTACAGCCACGCACGCACATATATACCAAGAGAAACAATATACATATACCaagagaaatagaaaaagacACTTACATAGCATGATATAACTCAAACATCAGAATACTTCTAAGaaagatttttctttttctttttctcttgagaCGTCTAAATTTACATAAAGcacaataaatataattataaattatttgtttcTAATTTGGTTTCTATCTTAGAAATTTATTTcttctttcacttttttttcttacaACCTATAAAAATATTTGAGACAATTTATTAGAAATGGTACGGATGAAAATTTTGGTGTAAGTACTATATTTTTGTGTGAGAGAGGGAGAGGGGAGGGAGATAGAGAGAGGGGGGAGTTTGTTAGAAATGGTGCGGATGAAAATTTTGGTGCAAGTACTATAGttttgtgtgagagagagaggggagggagagggggagagagagagagagagagagagagagagagagggaggatAGGAGAGGAAAGGGGAGGGAGGGAGACAGGGTGAATAAGATAGAGAGGGAGGGG is part of the Vicia villosa cultivar HV-30 ecotype Madison, WI linkage group LG2, Vvil1.0, whole genome shotgun sequence genome and encodes:
- the LOC131651036 gene encoding amino acid permease 2-like, whose translation is MIAFGIAEVILSQIPDFDKIWWLSIVAAIMSFTYSAIGLGLSVAKVAGNSDNAHHDNLYISLLNAQCYMGKHVCFVAHDTIKSPSAEHKTMKKATMLSIMVTTVFYILCGSMGYTTFGDQVPGNLLTGFGFYNPYWLLDIANFAIVVHLIGAYQVYCQEEIAWLV